In one window of Camelina sativa cultivar DH55 chromosome 15, Cs, whole genome shotgun sequence DNA:
- the LOC109129194 gene encoding uncharacterized protein LOC109129194 codes for MKMKMLLRRDRSGRISKLRCWDWCKEQRTRAYIIWRCLLFLLRWDDY; via the coding sequence atgaagatgaagatgttgttaAGAAGAGATAGATCGGGTCGGATATCGAAGCTCCGGTGCTGGGATTGGTGTAAAGAGCAGAGAACACGTGCGTACATAATCTGGAGGTGTTTGCTTTTCTTGTTACGGTGGGATGACTATTGA